In Desulfurellaceae bacterium, the following proteins share a genomic window:
- a CDS encoding nuclear transport factor 2 family protein, which produces MATARQHLTDLTQRFMTAFNDNDLEGVMAFFADDAVYDEFNGTRNHGRDAIRAAFLPQFSGRYGTMQFLDDDLFIDADTGKVMASWRCTLAVKDQPTSWRGLDLLHFQGDRLVRKLTYAKAKVPLFEDRAADTDP; this is translated from the coding sequence ATGGCTACAGCCCGCCAGCATTTGACCGACTTGACCCAGCGCTTCATGACCGCCTTCAACGACAACGATCTTGAGGGCGTGATGGCCTTTTTTGCCGACGATGCCGTGTACGACGAGTTCAACGGCACCCGCAACCACGGCAGAGACGCCATTCGGGCCGCCTTTCTCCCGCAGTTCAGCGGCCGCTACGGCACGATGCAGTTTCTTGACGACGACCTGTTTATTGACGCCGACACCGGCAAGGTCATGGCCAGCTGGCGCTGCACGCTTGCAGTCAAGGACCAGCCCACATCGTGGCGCGGGCTCGACCTGCTGCACTTCCAGGGCGACCGGCTGGTCCGCAAGCTGACCTACGCCAAGGCCAAGGTTCCCCTGTTTGAGGACCGGGCGGCGGACACGGACCCCTGA
- a CDS encoding type II toxin-antitoxin system Phd/YefM family antitoxin: MRILPLAEAKAKLSQLVADVATTNEEVTITKNGRATAVLVSYEEFESWQETLAVLSDRELVEEIRTGLRQLKRERGRPLTDAQLKQLFDEA; encoded by the coding sequence ATGCGTATCCTGCCCTTAGCCGAAGCCAAGGCAAAACTGAGTCAGCTGGTGGCTGACGTGGCGACTACCAACGAAGAGGTCACGATCACCAAAAACGGGCGAGCGACGGCCGTCCTGGTGAGCTATGAGGAGTTTGAGAGCTGGCAGGAGACCCTTGCCGTCCTGTCGGACCGGGAACTGGTCGAAGAGATCCGCACCGGCCTGCGGCAGCTGAAACGGGAACGTGGCAGGCCGCTGACGGATGCACAGCTCAAACAGCTCTTTGACGAGGCTTAG
- a CDS encoding type II toxin-antitoxin system RelE/ParE family toxin encodes MRRVRLPREVHTAIRAMHPQLKQRIRAALDTLRANPSAGKPLQRELSGWWSFRVGRVRIIYRTSRTVLEVSAIGSRTSIYQDASRRVARASRRG; translated from the coding sequence GTGCGCCGGGTTCGACTGCCACGCGAAGTCCACACCGCTATCCGGGCCATGCATCCGCAACTCAAGCAACGCATCCGGGCAGCCTTGGACACCCTCCGAGCGAATCCGTCGGCAGGCAAGCCTCTCCAGCGCGAACTCTCCGGGTGGTGGAGTTTTCGCGTTGGGCGTGTTCGGATTATCTATCGGACAAGCCGAACGGTTCTCGAAGTCAGCGCCATCGGCTCACGAACAAGTATCTATCAGGATGCGAGCCGTCGTGTGGCGAGAGCGTCACGGCGAGGCTGA